GAATCAATGGATAAAGTTTCAAACAATATTAATACTGTCGCTGATTCAGTAAAACAAACTACATCCACTATAAACAATATTGCAACAAATTCCGAAAAAGCAAATAAATTTACAAAAAATGCTGTTTTAGATGTTAAAAATGCTGTTGGGAAAATTGAAACGCAAGGAATTGCTGCCCAAGAAATAGGTAATGTTACAGAAACAATTACTGACATTTCGGAGCAAACCAATTTGCTTGCTTTAAATGCGACAATAGAAGCAGCAAGAGCTGGAGATTATGGCAAAGGCTTTGGAGTTGTAGCGAATGAAATTAAAGAATTATCAAGACAAACAGCTGAAGCAACTTCTGAAATCAAAACAAAAGTATCTGGAATTCAATCATCTTTTTCTGAAACAGCGCGTCAAATTCATAAAATTGAAAGCTCTATAAATGATGTTAATGAGCTTGTATCAAGCATCGCCGGTTCTGTTGAAGAGCAATCTCTTACGACTAAAAGCATTTCAGAACATATAGATGAAGTATCGAATAGTATCGGAAGTGTAAATAAAAATGTGTCCAATGGTTCAAATTTTGTCGAAATAATAGCGAAAGATATATCGGAAGTTAATGTAAGTTTAAAGGATCTTTTTGCGAGCAGTTCAAAAGTTAGTAAAAATGCTGATGAGCTTTTATTATTATCAGATGTTATTAAAGAAATGGTAAATAAATTTAAAATGTAGAAAAACAATAAATTGGGGTACTAAAATGAAAAATATTCGAATAGGTGTTTTTATATCTGGAACAGGGACTAACTTTCAAGCAGTTATTGATGAATGTAAAAACGAAAATATACCCGGAAATATAGTATTTGTTGGAACAGATAACCCTTTAGCAAAGGGTATAGATCGAGCAAAAAAAAATGGAATACCTTATTTTATTGTGGATTATGATTCAATAATTCAAGGCTTTGACAAAAATCAATATCAATTGCCTGAAGATTTTAATTTGGATGAAATAATTTCTAAACAAACTATTTTTCCCAAAAACTATGATAGAAATAAAGTTGAAAAATTTTTCAAAACTCGTGCTATAGCTGAATATGAATTGATTAAAAATATGAATGAATATCCTTTTGATCTTTTAGTTCTTGCCGGTTTTATGAGAAATATTTCTCCGTATTTTATAGATAAAATAAGTCCAGATCCCCTAAATCCAAAAATAATGAATATTCATCCCGCTCTTTTACCAGCTTTTGCCGGAACTGACGGCTATGGAGATACATTTAGATACGGGTGCAAAATAGGCGGATGCACAGTTCATTTTATTGATTATGGTTCTGATTCAGGCCCAATAATTGGGCAAAGTTCATTTCCAATAACAGAAGATGACACACTGGAAAGCATAAAGGAAAAAGGCCTGAAAATCGAATGGAAGCTTTACCCTGAATGCATAAAACTATTTGCAGAGAAAAAAATTAAAGTAGTTAATATGACTTATAATAATGCTTCAAACGAAAAAATATTTCAAAAAAAAATCGTTAAAATAGTCAGTGATATGTTTTAAAATTGAAGATCAAAGCAAAAAATATAAAATTTCCAATTTTAATTAACCCTAAACTAAAACGGAATTTTGAGTTTTGTAGGATTTTTATGAAAATGCTTAAGAGCTTTTTAAAACCAATTCAATCTTTTAATATGTTTCCCATTAAATTAAAGCTGCTGTTTTTATACACTGCTATTTTTTCAATTGCTATTACTTTAAGCAGTGCGGTTATTTATTCGAGAGTGCGCCTTACAATTGAAGAGAATATTAGAAGCGAACTAAATAACACCAATACAACTTTGGTAAATATGATTCAAACCACAGTAAGCTCCTCTATTAAAAACCATTTACGAGCTATTGCTGAAAAAAATAAAGAAATTATAAATCAACTCTATGAGCAATCTCAAACAGGCGCTTTAAGTGAAGAAAACGCAAAGCAGCTATCTGAAAAAATTATACTCAGCCAACATATTGGTAAAACCGGATATATTTATTGCGTAAACTCACAAGGGATTATTGAAGTCCATCCTAAGGAGCCATTACGAAAGGCAAATATTTCAAATTATGCCTTCATTCAAGAAGAAATAAAAAGAAAAGAAGGCTATCTTGAATACGAATGGAAGAATCCTGAAGAAGAAATGGAACGCCCAAAATCAATTTATATGACCTATTTTGAACCTTGGGACTGGATAATTTCCGTATCTTCCTACAGAGAAGAATTCATTTCATTAGTTCAAGTTGACGATTTCCAAGACGCAGTCCTTTCTATACGTTTCGGGAAAACAGGCTATCCTTATATTATCGATAGTAAAGGAACCCTTATTCTACACCCTAAACTTAGAGGAAGCAATATTATCAATTCAAAAGACGCGAACGGAAGAATGTTTATTAAAGAAATTTGTGAAAAAAAACAAGGTATTATTATTTATCCTTGGCAAAATCCTGGTGAAAATGTGCCCCGCGAAAAACTCGTTTTTTTCGATTATATCCCTGAGTTTGACTGGATAGTTGCATCATCCAGCTATTTAGAAGAATTTTATAAGCCACTTGAAAACGTAAAATATATTATTTTTTGGACTGTTTTAGTTACTTTAATTTTAGTTATTCCATTAACTTTATGGATAAGTAAATCGTTAACAACTCCTTTATACGAATTAATGGATCGTTTCGAAATTGGAGCTCAGGGTAATTTTTCAGTTCGTATGCCTATTTCCTATAAAAATGAAATAGGACGTCTCTCCCAATATTTTAACAGTTTTATGGATAGATTAGAACAATTTAAAAATAAAATAGAATCAGAAATAAAAGAACGTAATCAAGCTGAAGACGCGCTAATGAACTCAGAAAGACGGCTAATGGAAATTATCAATTTCTTACCTGACCCTACTATGGTAATTGATGAAGAATCCAAAGTAATCGCATGGAATAGAGCTATGGGAAACTTAACTGGCGTTCAGGCTTCAGACATGATAGGTAAAGGCAATCATGAATACGCTTTGCCTTTTTATGGAGAACGCCGTCCAATATTGATAGACCTTGTTAGATTACCGGATGATGAACTTGAAAAAAAATATGTGCAGATTAAACGGGAAGGTTATATTTTATGGGGAGAGACTTATGTGTCTTTTTTAAGGGGTGGAGGTGTTTATTTATCAGCCACTGCTTCTGCACTTCGTGACTCTAAAGGTAAAATAACTGGAGCAGTCGAGACAATTCGAGATATTACTGATAGAAAACACATGGAAGAGGAATTATTTAAAGCTAAAAATTCCGCTGAATCCGCAAATCAGGCTAAAAGCTCATTTCTTGCTATGATGAGTCATGAAATCAGAACTCCGATGAACGGTATCATAGGAATGACTTATCTTACCCTTAGAACTCAGCTCAACCCAAAACAAAAGGAATATATTAATAAAATTCAGGTATCAGCAAAAAATTTGCTCGGCATAATTAATGATATACTCGATTTTTCAAAAATAGAAGCTGGAAAACTTACTATTGAACTTACGGATTTTGACATATTTGAAGTGCTGAATAATATTTCTAATCTGGTAGGTTTAAAAACAGAAGAAAAAGGATTAGAGTTAATTTTTTCTATTGAAAAGGATATACCTTCCTTGCTTATCGGAGACCCTTTAAGGTTAGGACAAATTCTCCTAAATTTAATTAACAATGCCATAAAATTTACGGAGAGAGGTGAAATTATAGTGCATGTAGAGCCGGTTAATGTGGATAACACTCATGCTGTCGTTAAGTTTTCTGTACAAGACACTGGTATCGGCTTAACACCTGAACAGCAATCAAAGCTTTTTCAATCTTTCCAACAAGCTGATTTATCCATCACTCGTAAATATGGAGGCACAGGTCTTGGGCTGGCTATCAGTAAGCGATTATGCGAAATGATGGAAGGTGAAATGGGTGTTAAAAGCGAATATGGGAAAGGGAGTACATTTTACTTTACCGCTAAATTTGGAATTCAGGTCCAAATTCATGCAAAGACAAATATTTTGCCGGAATATCTTAGAAACTTAAAAGCTCTGGTAGTAGATGATAGTCAAATTACCTGTAAAGTCATGCAAAAATATCTTGAAAGTTTTTCTTTTATTGTAAAAACTGTTTTATCGGGTGAAAATGCTATAGAAGAAATTAAAAATAATTTAAAAGAAAATAAAAAAATTGATTTAATGTTAATAGATTATCTTATGCCATTTGGATTAAATGGTATTGAAACCATTGAAAATATTTTTAAAATAATCCCTAAAGAAAAATTGCCTAAAATAATTATGATTACGGGTTACACGAACGAAGAAATTAAGGACCAACTGCATAATTTAGAGTTAAAAACCTTTCTTTCAAAACCAGTTAACCAATCTACTCTTTTGGATGCAATTTTAGAAATTTTTAATGAAAACGTATGTGTATCATTAAAAAAAATATCTTCAACTACTCCTGATGGTTTTGATGCCATACGTGGAGCTAATATTTTGTTAGTAGAAGATAATGAAATAAATCAAGAAGTTGCGAAAGAATTATTAAAAGATGAAGGTTTCAATGTTTCTATAGCTTGCAATGGAGAAGAAGCTGTAAAACAATTGAAAACATCTGCTCCAAATAATAAAAAGTTCGACATTGTATTAATGGATTTACAGATGCCGATAATGGATGGTTATACAGCAACTAAGAAAATCAGGGAGCTTACTTCAGAAGAAAAAAATATTCCCATTATTGCTATGACAGCTGATGCTATAAGTGGAACTCAAGAAAAAGTTCTTCAATCGGGAATGAACGGGTATGTTACTAAACCTATTGAGCCAGAAGAATTGTTTGCGAATTTAATTAAATGGATTAAACCATCTCAACGAGAACTACCTGAAAATTTTATAAAAAAAGAAAATTTTCAAGTTTCTAATAACTCTATTTTAGATTATGATATAGCAGGTATTAACATTCAATTAGGAATGAGCCGAATACGTGGTAATGAGAGCCTTTACCGAAAATTACTTTACCAGTTTCTTACCGACTTTGAAAATATGTATGAACAAATTAAGGATGCTTTAACGCGAGAAGATTTTGATAAAGCTATTCTTTTAGCTCATACTATGAAAGGTGTTTCTGGCAATGTTGGCGCAATAATTCTGCAAAATGATTCAGCAAGACTTGAAGCTTCAATTAAAGAAAAAAACAAAGAAGTTATAGAAGAAACCTTAAGTTCTTTTAAACTAAGCCTCCAAGAAGTAATAAATTCGCTAAAAATCATAGACCTGTTACAAGAAACAACTGAAAAAGAAAAAAATACAAAAGGTAAAGATATAGACAGCGATTTTAAAAAATTATTAATTCAACTTACAGATATTATTAAAGCAAGGCAGCCAAAAGAAAGCAAAGCGATTATGGAACAAATTATGGCTTACACTCTGCCTGAACAATATATTCAACAATTTAATGAGTTGAATAAAACAATCGAAAAATATAAATTCAAAAATGCACAAGCAATATTGGAAAATATCAATACAAACATTAAATAATTAAGGTTAATTTATGGACACTTTATCAAATTGTAAAGTCATGGTTGTCGATGATATAGAAGCAAACGTTGATGTTTTATTGGAAGCGTTAAGCGATGATTATAAAGTAAGTGTAGCTATGGATGGTGAAACTGCTTTAGAGGACATATTAGAAAATATGCCTGATTTAATCCTGCTCGATGTTATGATGCCTAATATCGATGGCTATGAAGTTTGTAAAAGATTAAAAGAACAAACTCAAACTGAAAATATTCCTGTTATCTTTTTGACCGCTCTTTCAGACGAACAAAACGAAGCTAAAGGATTATCCCTTGGAGCAGTAGATTATATAACAAAACCTTTTAATCCAGAACTTGTCAGATCTCGTGTTAAAAATCATTTAAAACTAAAGCTATATCAGGATAACTTAGAAAAAATTGTTGATGAACGAACTCGAGAGCTTCAAGTAACTCAAGAAGTTGTAATTCAAAGTATGGGCACTTTAGCGGAATACCGTGATCCAGAAACTGGTGGACATATTAAACGCACCCAGAATTATATTAAAGTGCTATGCGAAAGACTCCGTTATCATCCAAAATTTTCACATTATTTGAATAATGCCACTATTGATTTGATTTATAAATCTGCTCCACTGCATGACATCGGCAAAGTTGGCGTAAAAGATTCAATCTTGCTAAAACCAGGAAAACTAACTAATGAAGAATTTGAGGAAATGAAAAAACATACGATTTACGGAAAAGAAGCTATATGTGCATCCAATCAAAAACTTGGGCAAAATTCTTTTTTAGCTATCGCTGAAGAAATCGCTTATAATCACCATGAAAAATGGAATGGCACAGGTTATCCCCGAAAGCTGAAAGGTGAAGAAATCCCAATAGCGAGTCGAATTATGGCGGTAGCAGATGTATATGACGCACTTATTAGTAAACGTGTTTATAAAGAACCGTATTCCCATGAATATGCTAGAAATATTTTATTCGAAGAAAAAGGGAAACATTTTGACCCTGAAATAATTGATATTTTTATTGAAATACATGCAAAATTTCATAAAATTGCATTAGAATTCGCTGATTTTGATGAGGAACGAAAAAAACTATCTGAAAAATCATAGAGTTACAAATGAGTATAAAATTAAAAGATTTATCCATCAAATAGGATTATTTTATTTATATCACAGGAGCCATCGTGAAAAAATTACCTATCGGAATATCCGATTTTAAAAAGATAATAGAAGACGGATATTATTTTGTGGATAAATCCATGTTTATTGCAGAAGTGATGGAAACTTCTGCGGAAGTAATTCTTTTGCCTCGTCCCCGCCGTTTTGGAAAAACAATTAATTTGTCAATGCTCAGATATTTTTTTGAAAAAGATTATAATAATTCAGCAAATAAGCCTAATGAGCATTTATTTTATAATCTTAAAATATGGTCAGAAGATAAATACCATTTAATGTCAGGCAAATATCCTGTTATTTTTTTGACATTTAAAGATGTAAAAGAAAAAACTTGGGAATCAACTCTCAATAAATTAAAAAACATTATTATCGAAGAAATAAAACGACATGAATATGTTTATAGCAATCTTCACTTAACAGACCAAAATTATTTTCAAAAATTACTAAATTTGGAAGGGCATATATCTGATTATAGTATTGCATTAAGTAAACTATCTTTTTATTTACACGAATTTTACAAACAAAGGGTTATATTGTTAATAGACGAATATGACGCTCCTATACATGCATCATATAAATTTGGATATTATGACGATGCAATAAATTTTATCCGTAATTTTTTAAGCGGAGGGATGAAAGATAATCCTTATCTTGAAAAAGGAGTTATGACTGGAATATTAAGGGTAGCTAAAGAGTCAATTTTTTCAGGATTAAATAACCTTGCAGTATTTAGTATTTTAAGCAAAAAATTTTCAGATTACTTCGGAATTACGGAGATTGAAGTCGAAAACTGCCTGAAAGATTACGATCTTTATAAATCATTTGATAATGTTAAATATTGGTATAATGGATATATATTCGGAGGAAAAATAGTTTATAATCCATGGTCTATCATGAATTATCTTGCTTTTAGCTTTGACGGTTTTAAACCTTACTGGATTAATACAAGCGATAATGAATTTATAAGGGATTTAGTAATATCTGGTAATTTTAGCAGAAAAGATTTAGAACTTCTTTTATCAAGAAAAAAAATAGAAAAAGCTGTATTAAATGACAACATATCTTTTAGGGATATAAAAAGAGATATAAGGACACTTCACAGTCTTCTTGTATGCAGCGGATATTTAAAAGCAAAATACACTGGTATTCAAGGTCATCATGAATTATGGGATTTATCTATTCCAAATGAAGAAATTTTTATATTTTATGAAGATATAGTTTCTATTTGGATTCAAGAAATTGATAGAAATGGGAAAATAGAACTACTACGATCGGTTATAATTGATGGTAATATGGAAGCTTTTGAAGATATTATGCAGGATTTTGTAGTAAACACTTTAAGTTATTATGATACAGGTGGAGATGAGCCTGAACGGGTTTATCATGCTTTTTTTCTTGGACTTTTATTGAATATGTCTGAAAAATACGAAGTCAAATCCAATAGAGAAGCTGGATACGGAAGATATGATGTGATGTTAATACCAAAAGATACACAACAAATCGGATATATTTTTGAGTTTAAAAAAGTCATGAAACAAGAAGATTTAAAGTCAGCCGCTTCTTCTGCTTTAAATCAGATTAAAGACAAAAAATATTATTCAGAGCTTTTGTTCAAAAATATTAAAAATATTGTGTTTATAGGAATTGCTGTTCAAGGCAAAAAAATGAAACTTGTTTCGGAATATTTATAATTTGAGAATAATAATTTTTTTTATTATATCTGCATCATTATTAATAGGCTGTGCTGGAAATCAAGGTTATAACCCTCAAAATGATGCATCTTATTACGTCAGATATGACATGAAATCGCAAGGTGGTATTATAACAGAGCTTGATTTTATAATGATACTATCTGAAGATGAATTTAGAGCTGAAGAATTTACCGTTTTTTATGAAATAGGCTTATCTGAAGAAAATTCTAAAGCTCCGCCTGAATCATCTGCTCTTCATCATGCTATAACAAAAATATTAGTTGACCATGGAATAAAAACAGTAAAAAATAAAAAAAACCTTATAAATTTCATTTATAGCGACGAAACTATTCTTTCTTATGCTGGAGTTATTAAAGCTCCGTTCAAAATACAAAAAAAAGGCTATCTTCCTGACAGCGAAAGATATAAAATTGAAGTTGAAATTTGTTTTAGCCCTATAGCTTTTCCAGAAAGATGGAAATGGCTTTACTTTAAAAAAAGAATCCATGATACATGGGAACATATAATCGCAATATTTTAGGGAAATTAAAATTATGCAAGAATTTTTAACTACAATGGATAAATTTTGGCTTCAAATAGGTTCTCCGTCTAATCTTATGATTATTAATGGACTTGTTGAGCTGGATGAAAATGTTGATTTTTATGAATTGCTTGGAATAATCGAAAAAAGCCTATTAACCTTTGATGAATTTCAAAATAGAATTGTAAAAATTAATAAAAACGAAAAAAAATTAAAATGGGAGCGTGACCCGTATTTTGACATTAGATCCCACGTTCATAAACTATCATTGCCATTACCTTCAGATAAGTCCGAACTTGTAGAGCTTATAGAAGATTTAGGTGTAAGTCTCATGGATGAGACAAAGCCTTTATGGCAAATATACCTTATTCAAGGATATAATAATGGATGTGTCATATTTTTTAGACTTCACCAATGTCTCCTTGACAGGATAAACCATATTAAAGTTTTAAACTCCATATCTAAAATTTTATCTGATTCATTCAAAGATAAAATAGGCGATAAAAAAATATCCACATCTTTTACTTATCTTTCCACTTTCAACAATTTAATGAAAAAATATCTGAATATAGACAATGCTGTCAAGCAATTGATTAATTCCTTTAAAACCATTGTTTATAAGCCCGCTAATGTTGTTAACGCAACGAAAAAAACAGCTTATTCCGCAACAGACAAAACATTAGCTTTTACAAAGCTTTTTTTAACTTCCAAAGATTCTAAAACCGTATTAAAAGGTGCCCCTGGAGCTCGAAAGCATTTTATTTGGTCAAAGCCATTTCCTTTGAGAGATGTAAAAAAAGCTTCCAGAATAACTCAAACTGATTATATTGATGTATTGATTTCTTCAATCACAGCAGCTTTACGAAATTATTTGGAAGATAAAAACAGTATTAATGACAAAACAGAAATAAAAACATTAATTATAAAAAGAAGAAGGACTTCAGGACCAATTATTGATGAAGAAAACGGATTGAATTTTTCTTTTATTAGTTTTCCCTTAAATATTGATGATCATATACCAAGATTAAAAGAAATTAATTCTAGAATAAAAAAATCTGATAACTTATTTTTAGGCCTTATCGCACTAAAACCTTTTAATCTTTTCCCTTTCGGTATTTCCAAACGCATTTCAAATTTTTTATCAAACAGAGTATCTGCTATCATTGCCGATATATCTTGCCCAAGAACAATTTTTCAATTAGGCCGAAAAAAAATAAAAAATATTGCAATATGGTCTCCATCTATTGGAAAAATTAATTTAGGGATAAATTTTGTTCTGTTTGGAGGAGGTATCTGTTTATCAATTTTGTCAGATAAAAAAATTTTGCCTGACGCTGAAAAAATTTTGAATTATTTTGAAGACGACTTGGTTAATACGCTTAATAGTATTAATAACTTACCAAGCTATAAATCGACAATAAACAACGAGGATATTCAACAGGAAACAGCGGAAATAAATGTGGTCAATGTGGAAGATAATATTTCTAATATCGAAGAACAAGACCATTGCAAAGCTGTAACAAAAAAAGGTTCAAGGTGTAAAAATAAAGCTTTACCCGGATTAAATTATTGTAATATTCACCAAAAAGCGATGAATGAATAAGAGGACGTAATTATGTATGATGAATTATATAAATTTTATCTGCCGTCAAAAATAATTTTAGGAACAGGATTATTAAACAATTTTACATCGTTAATAAAAGATATAAAAAAAACAAGAATATTTATTTTAGTTGATAAACTTGTAGAATCATCGGATATTTTTTTGAAAATCAAAAATAACCTCAATGATTCAAAACTGCAATCAGTTCATGTCTGCTTAGATGAAAGCCAAAATGCAACAGTTACAGACTTAGAAGAGTGTTTGAAATTAGTTAAAGATTATAATCCTGATTGCTTTATATCTATAGGTGGGAAAATTGTCTGTGATATAGGTAAAGCTTTAAATGCGGCACTTTCATTAAATATTAGTTGGCTTTTTGACTATAAAG
This Desulfobacterales bacterium DNA region includes the following protein-coding sequences:
- the purN gene encoding phosphoribosylglycinamide formyltransferase, translated to MKNIRIGVFISGTGTNFQAVIDECKNENIPGNIVFVGTDNPLAKGIDRAKKNGIPYFIVDYDSIIQGFDKNQYQLPEDFNLDEIISKQTIFPKNYDRNKVEKFFKTRAIAEYELIKNMNEYPFDLLVLAGFMRNISPYFIDKISPDPLNPKIMNIHPALLPAFAGTDGYGDTFRYGCKIGGCTVHFIDYGSDSGPIIGQSSFPITEDDTLESIKEKGLKIEWKLYPECIKLFAEKKIKVVNMTYNNASNEKIFQKKIVKIVSDMF
- a CDS encoding cache domain-containing protein, with amino-acid sequence MLKSFLKPIQSFNMFPIKLKLLFLYTAIFSIAITLSSAVIYSRVRLTIEENIRSELNNTNTTLVNMIQTTVSSSIKNHLRAIAEKNKEIINQLYEQSQTGALSEENAKQLSEKIILSQHIGKTGYIYCVNSQGIIEVHPKEPLRKANISNYAFIQEEIKRKEGYLEYEWKNPEEEMERPKSIYMTYFEPWDWIISVSSYREEFISLVQVDDFQDAVLSIRFGKTGYPYIIDSKGTLILHPKLRGSNIINSKDANGRMFIKEICEKKQGIIIYPWQNPGENVPREKLVFFDYIPEFDWIVASSSYLEEFYKPLENVKYIIFWTVLVTLILVIPLTLWISKSLTTPLYELMDRFEIGAQGNFSVRMPISYKNEIGRLSQYFNSFMDRLEQFKNKIESEIKERNQAEDALMNSERRLMEIINFLPDPTMVIDEESKVIAWNRAMGNLTGVQASDMIGKGNHEYALPFYGERRPILIDLVRLPDDELEKKYVQIKREGYILWGETYVSFLRGGGVYLSATASALRDSKGKITGAVETIRDITDRKHMEEELFKAKNSAESANQAKSSFLAMMSHEIRTPMNGIIGMTYLTLRTQLNPKQKEYINKIQVSAKNLLGIINDILDFSKIEAGKLTIELTDFDIFEVLNNISNLVGLKTEEKGLELIFSIEKDIPSLLIGDPLRLGQILLNLINNAIKFTERGEIIVHVEPVNVDNTHAVVKFSVQDTGIGLTPEQQSKLFQSFQQADLSITRKYGGTGLGLAISKRLCEMMEGEMGVKSEYGKGSTFYFTAKFGIQVQIHAKTNILPEYLRNLKALVVDDSQITCKVMQKYLESFSFIVKTVLSGENAIEEIKNNLKENKKIDLMLIDYLMPFGLNGIETIENIFKIIPKEKLPKIIMITGYTNEEIKDQLHNLELKTFLSKPVNQSTLLDAILEIFNENVCVSLKKISSTTPDGFDAIRGANILLVEDNEINQEVAKELLKDEGFNVSIACNGEEAVKQLKTSAPNNKKFDIVLMDLQMPIMDGYTATKKIRELTSEEKNIPIIAMTADAISGTQEKVLQSGMNGYVTKPIEPEELFANLIKWIKPSQRELPENFIKKENFQVSNNSILDYDIAGINIQLGMSRIRGNESLYRKLLYQFLTDFENMYEQIKDALTREDFDKAILLAHTMKGVSGNVGAIILQNDSARLEASIKEKNKEVIEETLSSFKLSLQEVINSLKIIDLLQETTEKEKNTKGKDIDSDFKKLLIQLTDIIKARQPKESKAIMEQIMAYTLPEQYIQQFNELNKTIEKYKFKNAQAILENINTNIK
- a CDS encoding two-component system response regulator — its product is MDTLSNCKVMVVDDIEANVDVLLEALSDDYKVSVAMDGETALEDILENMPDLILLDVMMPNIDGYEVCKRLKEQTQTENIPVIFLTALSDEQNEAKGLSLGAVDYITKPFNPELVRSRVKNHLKLKLYQDNLEKIVDERTRELQVTQEVVIQSMGTLAEYRDPETGGHIKRTQNYIKVLCERLRYHPKFSHYLNNATIDLIYKSAPLHDIGKVGVKDSILLKPGKLTNEEFEEMKKHTIYGKEAICASNQKLGQNSFLAIAEEIAYNHHEKWNGTGYPRKLKGEEIPIASRIMAVADVYDALISKRVYKEPYSHEYARNILFEEKGKHFDPEIIDIFIEIHAKFHKIALEFADFDEERKKLSEKS
- a CDS encoding AAA family ATPase, with protein sequence MKKLPIGISDFKKIIEDGYYFVDKSMFIAEVMETSAEVILLPRPRRFGKTINLSMLRYFFEKDYNNSANKPNEHLFYNLKIWSEDKYHLMSGKYPVIFLTFKDVKEKTWESTLNKLKNIIIEEIKRHEYVYSNLHLTDQNYFQKLLNLEGHISDYSIALSKLSFYLHEFYKQRVILLIDEYDAPIHASYKFGYYDDAINFIRNFLSGGMKDNPYLEKGVMTGILRVAKESIFSGLNNLAVFSILSKKFSDYFGITEIEVENCLKDYDLYKSFDNVKYWYNGYIFGGKIVYNPWSIMNYLAFSFDGFKPYWINTSDNEFIRDLVISGNFSRKDLELLLSRKKIEKAVLNDNISFRDIKRDIRTLHSLLVCSGYLKAKYTGIQGHHELWDLSIPNEEIFIFYEDIVSIWIQEIDRNGKIELLRSVIIDGNMEAFEDIMQDFVVNTLSYYDTGGDEPERVYHAFFLGLLLNMSEKYEVKSNREAGYGRYDVMLIPKDTQQIGYIFEFKKVMKQEDLKSAASSALNQIKDKKYYSELLFKNIKNIVFIGIAVQGKKMKLVSEYL
- a CDS encoding DUF1298 domain-containing protein; the encoded protein is MQEFLTTMDKFWLQIGSPSNLMIINGLVELDENVDFYELLGIIEKSLLTFDEFQNRIVKINKNEKKLKWERDPYFDIRSHVHKLSLPLPSDKSELVELIEDLGVSLMDETKPLWQIYLIQGYNNGCVIFFRLHQCLLDRINHIKVLNSISKILSDSFKDKIGDKKISTSFTYLSTFNNLMKKYLNIDNAVKQLINSFKTIVYKPANVVNATKKTAYSATDKTLAFTKLFLTSKDSKTVLKGAPGARKHFIWSKPFPLRDVKKASRITQTDYIDVLISSITAALRNYLEDKNSINDKTEIKTLIIKRRRTSGPIIDEENGLNFSFISFPLNIDDHIPRLKEINSRIKKSDNLFLGLIALKPFNLFPFGISKRISNFLSNRVSAIIADISCPRTIFQLGRKKIKNIAIWSPSIGKINLGINFVLFGGGICLSILSDKKILPDAEKILNYFEDDLVNTLNSINNLPSYKSTINNEDIQQETAEINVVNVEDNISNIEEQDHCKAVTKKGSRCKNKALPGLNYCNIHQKAMNE